Proteins from a single region of Ensifer adhaerens:
- a CDS encoding glucokinase codes for MPGTSENAFPFPILIGDIGGTNARFALLLDAFAEPKQLPPIKTGDFETIEEAMQKSILDKTSVQPRSAILAVAGPIRGDEIPLTNAGWVIRPKDMLSSLGLEDVLIINDFEAQALAVAAPADEDLVQIGGGTVRPLTSRVVLGPGTGLGVGGLVFAQHTWIPVPGEGGHVDIGPRTERDFHIWPFLDPIEGRMAGEQILCGRGIMNLYRAVCAADGVDPVLTDPAEVTTHALAENDRAAIETISLFCTYLGRVAGDMALIFMARGGVFLAGGISQKILPALMKSPFRAAFEDKAPHSALMRTIPTFAVIHPMAALSGLAAFARTPRDFGVATEGRRWRS; via the coding sequence ATGCCCGGCACCAGTGAAAACGCCTTCCCCTTTCCGATCCTGATCGGCGATATCGGCGGCACCAATGCCCGCTTTGCCCTGCTCCTCGATGCCTTTGCCGAGCCGAAGCAACTGCCGCCGATCAAGACCGGCGATTTCGAAACGATCGAGGAAGCGATGCAGAAGAGCATCCTCGACAAGACCTCCGTGCAGCCGCGTTCGGCTATCCTTGCAGTGGCTGGCCCGATCCGGGGCGACGAAATTCCGCTCACCAATGCCGGCTGGGTGATCAGGCCGAAGGACATGCTCTCGAGCCTTGGCCTCGAGGACGTACTGATCATCAACGATTTCGAGGCCCAGGCGCTTGCCGTGGCTGCGCCGGCGGATGAGGATCTCGTGCAGATCGGCGGCGGCACCGTCCGGCCCCTGACATCGCGTGTCGTCCTCGGCCCGGGCACGGGTCTTGGGGTCGGCGGACTGGTCTTTGCCCAGCACACATGGATCCCGGTGCCGGGCGAGGGTGGCCATGTCGACATCGGCCCGCGTACCGAACGCGACTTTCATATCTGGCCCTTCCTCGATCCGATCGAAGGGCGCATGGCCGGTGAGCAGATCCTTTGCGGCCGCGGCATCATGAATCTCTACCGTGCCGTTTGTGCCGCCGATGGGGTGGACCCGGTACTCACCGATCCGGCGGAAGTGACGACACATGCGCTGGCCGAGAACGACAGGGCCGCGATCGAGACCATCTCGTTGTTCTGCACCTATCTCGGCCGCGTTGCCGGTGACATGGCGCTGATTTTCATGGCGCGCGGCGGCGTGTTCCTGGCGGGTGGCATCTCGCAGAAGATCTTGCCGGCGCTCATGAAATCGCCGTTCCGTGCCGCATTCGAAGACAAGGCGCCGCATTCGGCGCTGATGAGGACGATCCCGACCTTTGCCGTCATTCATCCGATGGCGGCGCTCTCCGGTCTGGCTGCCTTTGCCCGTACGCCGAGGGATTTCGGTGTTGCAACGGAGGGACGCCGCTGGAGAAGCTGA
- a CDS encoding ABC transporter ATP-binding protein has translation MSASNRKQHAVDSDTISGILKRVIAENGRDHIRGYAFAIACLAVVAATTGFTASIMETVINEAFANKRADIVLLVCGAILAAFVLRGFATYGQAVALSKIGNNIVARYQRRLYAHLMALSVGYFNETRSAQLAAQISQNVSGIRDVLNLTVTSIARDLLTLIGLVGVMFAKDWLLSIIVFVAAPPLLLGLRYISKRLRSATRESIEVNSRVLGAMQETIQGITIVKAFTMEGELRGKVDAIIDRAENRANRIARLSERTAPMTETFAGLAISAVLAYSAFRAIYADVPPGAFFAFVVALLMAYDPARRLARLQVSMERAAVNARMVYEILDTVPHQRDKADAKELVFTNAAVELRDVRFQYANGDEVLRGVSFVAEGGKTTALVGPSGAGKSTVISLIPRFYDPASGQILIDGQDIADVTKQSLRKGIAYVSQQPYLFEGSIRDNIRYGRIDATDAEIEDAARLAYAHDFILAQPQGYDTPVGENGMTLSGGQRQRLSIARALVRNAPILLLDEATSALDTESEAAVQKALDHAMDGRTVIVIAHRLSTVVNADKIIVMKDGSVVEEGTHADLARRPDGLYARLHNLQGQSPEVTPADAPAGAEI, from the coding sequence TTGAGCGCCAGCAATAGAAAACAGCACGCGGTCGATTCCGATACGATCAGCGGAATTCTGAAACGGGTTATTGCGGAAAACGGTCGCGACCACATTCGCGGCTATGCCTTTGCCATAGCCTGTCTGGCCGTCGTTGCTGCAACAACCGGCTTCACGGCCTCGATCATGGAGACCGTGATCAACGAGGCTTTCGCCAACAAGCGGGCGGACATCGTCCTGCTCGTCTGCGGCGCGATCCTCGCCGCCTTCGTGCTGCGCGGCTTTGCAACTTACGGCCAGGCCGTTGCCCTGTCGAAGATCGGCAACAATATCGTCGCGCGTTACCAGCGCCGGCTCTACGCCCATCTGATGGCGCTGAGCGTTGGCTATTTCAACGAGACGCGGTCGGCACAGCTTGCAGCCCAGATCAGCCAGAACGTGAGCGGCATTCGCGACGTACTCAATCTGACGGTCACCTCGATCGCACGCGATCTGCTGACGCTGATCGGCCTGGTCGGCGTCATGTTTGCCAAGGACTGGCTGCTGTCGATCATCGTCTTTGTCGCGGCGCCGCCCTTGTTGCTGGGCTTGCGCTACATTTCCAAGCGGCTGCGTTCAGCAACCCGCGAGTCGATCGAGGTCAACAGCCGCGTACTCGGCGCGATGCAGGAAACGATTCAGGGCATCACCATCGTCAAGGCCTTCACCATGGAAGGCGAACTGCGCGGCAAGGTCGATGCGATCATCGATCGGGCTGAGAACCGAGCGAATCGCATTGCGCGGCTGAGCGAGCGCACGGCGCCGATGACCGAGACCTTCGCCGGCCTCGCGATATCAGCCGTTCTTGCCTATTCCGCCTTCCGTGCGATCTATGCCGACGTGCCGCCCGGCGCCTTCTTCGCCTTCGTGGTGGCTCTCCTGATGGCTTACGATCCGGCCCGCCGACTGGCGCGGCTGCAGGTCTCAATGGAGCGCGCTGCCGTCAATGCCCGCATGGTCTACGAAATCCTCGACACCGTGCCGCATCAGCGCGACAAGGCGGACGCCAAGGAACTGGTCTTCACGAACGCCGCAGTCGAGCTGCGCGACGTCCGTTTCCAATACGCCAACGGCGACGAGGTTCTCAGAGGCGTCAGCTTCGTTGCAGAAGGCGGCAAGACGACGGCGCTCGTCGGCCCCTCCGGTGCCGGCAAGTCGACGGTAATCAGCCTCATCCCGCGCTTCTACGATCCGGCTTCGGGCCAGATCCTGATCGATGGACAGGATATTGCCGACGTCACCAAGCAGTCGCTGCGCAAGGGCATCGCCTATGTCTCGCAGCAACCCTACCTCTTCGAAGGGTCGATCCGCGACAACATCCGCTATGGGCGCATTGATGCGACCGACGCGGAGATCGAGGACGCGGCACGGCTTGCCTATGCGCATGATTTCATTCTGGCGCAGCCACAGGGTTACGATACCCCGGTCGGCGAAAACGGCATGACGCTTTCCGGCGGCCAGCGCCAGCGGCTGTCCATCGCTCGTGCACTCGTGCGCAATGCGCCGATCCTGCTGCTCGACGAGGCCACCTCGGCGCTCGATACCGAATCGGAAGCCGCGGTGCAGAAGGCGCTCGATCACGCCATGGACGGCCGCACGGTGATCGTCATCGCGCATCGCCTCTCGACCGTCGTCAATGCCGACAAGATCATCGTCATGAAGGATGGTTCCGTCGTTGAGGAAGGCACGCATGCCGACCTTGCACGGCGACCGGACGGTCTCTACGCTCGGCTTCACAATCTTCAAGGCCAGTCGCCTGAGGTCACGCCGGCCGACGCGCCGGCCGGCGCCGAAATCTAA
- the dapB gene encoding 4-hydroxy-tetrahydrodipicolinate reductase: MSENDMKLVVVGAAGRMGQTLIRTVHAMDGVRLHAAIERPGSPFIGRDAGEVAGLGPIGVPVTEQPLEAFVEAEGVLDFTAPAGTVEFAGLAAQARIVHVIGTTGCSADDEAKIRAAARHARVVKSGNMSLGVNLLGVLTEKAARALGPADWDIEILEMHHKHKVDAPSGTALLLGEAAARGRGIGLAENSVRVRDGHTGPRPVGTIGFATLRGGSVIGEHSVILAGEGEQVTLSHSATDRSIFARGAVTAALWARAQKPGFYSMLDVLGLN; encoded by the coding sequence ATGAGCGAAAACGATATGAAGCTCGTGGTGGTGGGTGCTGCAGGCCGCATGGGCCAGACGCTGATAAGGACAGTTCACGCGATGGACGGCGTGCGCCTGCATGCGGCCATCGAACGTCCCGGGTCTCCCTTCATCGGCCGAGACGCCGGTGAGGTGGCCGGTCTCGGGCCGATCGGCGTGCCGGTCACCGAGCAACCGCTCGAGGCCTTCGTCGAAGCGGAAGGGGTGCTTGATTTTACCGCACCCGCAGGCACCGTTGAGTTTGCCGGCCTCGCAGCCCAGGCCCGCATCGTCCATGTCATCGGAACAACCGGCTGCTCGGCCGACGACGAGGCGAAAATCCGCGCTGCCGCGCGTCACGCCCGCGTCGTCAAGTCGGGCAACATGAGCCTCGGCGTGAACCTGCTTGGCGTCCTTACGGAAAAGGCGGCGCGTGCCCTTGGCCCCGCCGATTGGGATATCGAGATCCTCGAAATGCACCACAAGCACAAGGTTGATGCGCCCTCGGGTACGGCACTGCTTCTCGGCGAGGCGGCGGCAAGGGGACGCGGCATCGGTCTTGCCGAGAATTCGGTGCGCGTGCGTGACGGTCATACGGGTCCGCGCCCAGTGGGTACGATCGGTTTTGCCACCCTGCGTGGCGGATCGGTCATCGGTGAACATTCGGTCATTCTTGCCGGCGAAGGCGAGCAGGTGACGCTGTCGCACAGCGCGACGGATCGCTCGATCTTCGCGCGCGGTGCCGTGACGGCAGCACTCTGGGCGCGTGCCCAAAAACCCGGCTTCTATTCGATGCTCGACGTTCTCGGGCTCAACTGA
- a CDS encoding 2,3-bisphosphoglycerate-dependent phosphoglycerate mutase: MSGTLVLVRHGQSDWNLKNLFTGWRDPDLTELGVEEAKAGGKALADYGIKFDIAFTSDLVRAQRTCQFVLDAVGQSSLETIRDQALNERDYGDLSGLNKDDAREKWGEEQVHIWRRSYDIPPPGGESLRDTGARVWPYYLTEILPRVLSGQKVLVAAHGNSLRSLVMVLDRLTKEQILKLNLATGVPMVYKLNANSTVASKEVLGDMSGAH; the protein is encoded by the coding sequence ATGAGCGGTACTCTCGTCCTCGTCCGGCATGGCCAGAGCGACTGGAACCTGAAGAACCTGTTCACCGGCTGGCGTGATCCGGACCTGACGGAACTCGGCGTCGAGGAGGCCAAGGCCGGCGGCAAAGCGCTTGCCGACTACGGCATCAAGTTCGACATCGCCTTCACCTCGGACCTCGTCCGTGCCCAGCGCACCTGCCAGTTCGTGCTCGACGCCGTCGGCCAGTCCTCGCTTGAAACGATCCGCGACCAGGCGCTCAACGAGCGCGACTACGGCGACCTCTCGGGCCTCAACAAGGACGATGCGCGCGAGAAGTGGGGCGAAGAGCAGGTGCACATCTGGCGCCGCTCCTATGACATCCCGCCTCCGGGCGGCGAAAGCCTGCGCGACACCGGCGCCCGCGTCTGGCCCTACTACCTGACCGAGATCCTGCCGCGCGTGCTGTCCGGCCAGAAGGTGCTCGTCGCCGCCCACGGCAACTCGCTGCGCTCGCTGGTCATGGTGCTCGATCGCCTGACCAAGGAACAGATCCTGAAGCTCAACCTCGCGACTGGCGTGCCGATGGTCTACAAGCTCAATGCCAATTCGACGGTCGCTTCGAAGGAAGTTCTGGGCGACATGTCCGGCGCCCACTGA
- a CDS encoding bifunctional helix-turn-helix domain-containing protein/methylated-DNA--[protein]-cysteine S-methyltransferase, producing MNIATSVPTDITPKGTDYDTVSRVIEMLTEEYRDQPSLETVAQRLKQSPTQLQKVFTRWAGLSPKAFLQAVTLDHAKRLLRQEDMPLLETSIEVGLSGPSRLHDLFVTHEAMSPGEWKARGEGLTIRYGYHPSPFGTALVMITERGLAGLAFNDAGGEKASFEDMAQRWPNACYIEDSAATAQYAARIFDPSRWRQNEPLRIFLIGSDFQIRVWQALLKIPLGCATTYSSIAGQIGQPTASRAVGAAVGRNPISFVVPCHRALGKSGDLTGYHWGLTRKRAILGWEAGKAADGTI from the coding sequence ATGAACATTGCGACATCCGTACCTACAGACATCACGCCGAAAGGCACCGATTACGATACGGTCAGCCGCGTGATCGAAATGCTGACCGAGGAGTATCGCGACCAGCCGTCGCTCGAAACCGTGGCGCAACGCCTGAAACAATCCCCGACACAACTCCAGAAGGTCTTCACCCGCTGGGCCGGACTTTCGCCGAAAGCCTTCCTCCAGGCCGTGACGCTCGACCATGCCAAGCGTCTCTTGCGCCAGGAAGACATGCCGTTGCTCGAGACCAGCATCGAGGTCGGCCTGTCGGGGCCGAGCCGCCTGCACGACCTGTTCGTCACCCACGAGGCGATGTCGCCCGGCGAATGGAAGGCGCGCGGCGAGGGTCTGACGATCCGCTACGGGTACCACCCCTCGCCCTTCGGCACGGCGCTCGTCATGATCACCGAGCGCGGACTTGCGGGCCTTGCTTTCAACGATGCCGGCGGCGAGAAGGCAAGCTTCGAGGACATGGCGCAACGCTGGCCGAACGCCTGCTACATCGAAGACAGCGCTGCCACCGCCCAATATGCCGCGCGCATCTTCGACCCCTCGCGCTGGCGCCAGAACGAACCGCTGCGCATCTTCCTGATCGGTTCGGATTTCCAGATCCGCGTCTGGCAGGCGCTCTTGAAGATCCCGCTCGGCTGCGCCACCACCTATTCCAGCATTGCCGGGCAGATCGGCCAGCCGACGGCATCACGCGCAGTCGGCGCCGCGGTCGGGCGCAACCCGATCTCCTTCGTGGTCCCCTGCCACCGCGCGCTCGGCAAGAGCGGGGATCTCACCGGTTACCACTGGGGGCTGACGCGCAAGCGCGCCATCCTCGGTTGGGAAGCGGGCAAGGCGGCGGATGGCACGATCTGA
- a CDS encoding DUF2244 domain-containing protein, protein MINGNATTPPEDAPVFTAELTPYRSLGRRGFKIFFLIAGLLSLVHAFIFLIVGAWPVMFFFGLDYLLLFGAFWLNYRSALSREEVSVSRTGVSVRKFTPSGQITEHRFNPFWARFNVARHQEIGIISMTISGGGRRTDIGSFLNRDDRETFALALSGALATVRRR, encoded by the coding sequence ATGATCAATGGCAACGCCACCACCCCGCCCGAGGATGCGCCGGTCTTCACCGCCGAGCTCACCCCCTATCGCTCGCTCGGGCGCCGCGGCTTCAAGATCTTCTTTCTGATCGCCGGGCTTTTGAGCCTTGTGCACGCCTTCATCTTCCTCATCGTTGGGGCCTGGCCGGTCATGTTCTTCTTCGGGCTCGACTATTTGCTGTTGTTCGGCGCTTTTTGGCTGAACTACCGCTCGGCGCTCAGCCGCGAAGAGGTCAGCGTTTCCCGAACCGGCGTTTCCGTGCGCAAGTTCACCCCATCGGGCCAGATCACCGAACACCGCTTCAATCCGTTCTGGGCGCGCTTCAATGTCGCCCGCCACCAGGAAATCGGCATCATCTCGATGACGATCAGCGGTGGTGGCCGCCGGACCGACATCGGTTCGTTTCTCAATCGCGACGATCGCGAGACCTTCGCGCTCGCCCTTTCGGGAGCGCTTGCGACCGTTCGCCGCCGCTGA
- the nth gene encoding endonuclease III, producing MKNVKPKLPVSAAKPKTSRRATPRVKSLYSQDDLKEIFRRFSIQRPEPKGELEHVNPFTLVVAVALSAQATDAGVNKATRALFAIADTPEKMLALGEEKVRDYIKTIGLFRNKAKNVIALSEKLIRDFGGEVPRTREELVTLPGVGRKTANVVLSMAFGQSTIAVDTHILRIANRLCLAPGKTPDEVEDKLIKIIPDEYLYHAHHWLILHGRYCCKARKPECERCVIADLCKSPEKTCDVPAALVELPPQIISAAS from the coding sequence ATGAAAAACGTGAAGCCGAAATTGCCCGTCAGCGCTGCAAAACCCAAGACAAGCCGCCGCGCTACGCCGCGGGTGAAGAGCCTCTACAGCCAGGACGATCTCAAGGAGATCTTCCGCCGCTTCTCGATCCAGCGGCCGGAGCCGAAGGGCGAACTCGAGCACGTCAATCCGTTCACCCTGGTCGTCGCCGTGGCGCTCTCGGCGCAGGCGACCGATGCCGGCGTCAACAAGGCGACGCGTGCGCTCTTTGCCATCGCCGATACGCCGGAAAAGATGCTGGCGCTTGGGGAAGAGAAGGTCCGGGACTACATCAAGACCATAGGGCTCTTCCGCAACAAGGCGAAGAACGTCATTGCGCTGAGCGAAAAGCTGATCCGCGATTTCGGCGGCGAAGTACCCCGCACGCGCGAAGAGTTGGTGACGCTTCCGGGTGTCGGGCGCAAGACAGCCAATGTGGTGCTCTCCATGGCTTTCGGCCAATCGACGATCGCCGTCGATACCCACATCCTGCGCATTGCCAACCGCCTCTGTCTGGCGCCGGGCAAGACCCCGGACGAGGTGGAAGACAAGCTGATCAAGATCATCCCGGACGAGTATCTCTACCACGCGCATCACTGGCTGATCCTGCATGGTCGCTACTGTTGCAAGGCGCGCAAGCCGGAATGCGAACGTTGCGTCATCGCCGATCTCTGCAAGTCTCCGGAAAAGACCTGCGACGTCCCGGCTGCACTCGTCGAGTTGCCGCCACAGATCATCTCCGCCGCAAGCTGA
- a CDS encoding TetR/AcrR family transcriptional regulator: MQQEASRRSNRERSDTTRTAILDAARGLFVTRGYADTSTPDIVAAAGLTRGALYHHFEDKKALFRAVAEREARAVAASIEQATADDLTPREALKVGARAYFDAMREPGRIRLLLLDGPAVLGRQEMVAIDAANAQRTLEEGIGEAMAPAVPDPERLSAMASLLSAAFDRAALDIADGGPAEIYAETISTLIDRMVSA; encoded by the coding sequence ATGCAACAGGAAGCCTCCCGTCGTTCCAATCGCGAGCGATCCGACACCACGCGCACCGCGATCCTCGATGCCGCCCGCGGCCTCTTCGTCACCAGGGGTTATGCCGATACTTCCACGCCCGATATCGTCGCCGCCGCCGGATTGACCCGCGGCGCGCTCTATCACCACTTCGAAGACAAGAAGGCGCTGTTTCGGGCTGTGGCGGAACGGGAGGCGCGCGCCGTGGCGGCATCGATCGAGCAGGCAACGGCAGACGACCTGACGCCGCGCGAGGCGCTGAAAGTCGGTGCCCGGGCCTATTTCGACGCGATGCGGGAGCCGGGCCGAATTCGCTTGCTGCTGCTCGACGGGCCGGCGGTGCTCGGCAGGCAGGAGATGGTGGCAATCGATGCCGCCAATGCGCAGAGAACCCTGGAGGAAGGCATCGGCGAGGCGATGGCGCCGGCAGTGCCTGACCCCGAAAGACTGTCGGCCATGGCCTCGCTGCTTTCAGCCGCCTTCGACCGCGCGGCACTCGACATCGCTGACGGCGGCCCCGCCGAGATCTATGCGGAGACGATCAGCACGCTGATCGATCGGATGGTATCGGCCTGA
- a CDS encoding VOC family protein codes for MKSTSYYPVIMTSDVAATAAFYIEHFRFQPLFTSDWYVHLQSMEDEHVTLAVLDYRHETIPEEARSPARGLLLNFEVEDPDLIYAQAVAAGLPILKTLRDEDFGQRHFITADPNGVLIDVIKPIPPSADFAAAYDESALPTA; via the coding sequence ATGAAATCGACGAGCTATTATCCTGTCATCATGACATCGGATGTTGCCGCCACCGCCGCCTTCTACATCGAGCACTTCCGCTTCCAGCCGCTCTTCACCAGCGACTGGTATGTGCATCTGCAGTCGATGGAGGACGAGCATGTGACGCTGGCGGTGCTTGATTATCGCCACGAGACGATCCCCGAGGAGGCGCGCTCGCCCGCCCGTGGTCTTCTCCTGAATTTCGAGGTCGAGGATCCGGATTTGATCTATGCGCAAGCGGTTGCCGCCGGGCTGCCGATTCTGAAGACGTTGCGTGACGAGGACTTCGGTCAGCGGCATTTCATCACCGCCGATCCGAACGGTGTACTGATCGATGTCATCAAGCCGATCCCGCCGAGCGCCGATTTCGCCGCTGCTTACGATGAAAGCGCGCTTCCTACGGCCTGA